A genomic window from Haliaeetus albicilla chromosome 10, bHalAlb1.1, whole genome shotgun sequence includes:
- the LOC104320787 gene encoding CD48 antigen isoform X3, producing MSPPSCVAAQPAPFLQSPPPGRGFRDGGKGLQTPGVFGEQLPGEEDFHSGVWVQTQREDGDGAYKGVPLPLLHHAKYGAWAQHGPLEVVGVVDGVAYLSPRLQTQTSYHQIHWRRNNSVKITSRDSKGKVWYTNSTYKGRLELFPNNTLKISCLQKNDSSMYQVYLEDEVGKEYTENILLTVYELVPKPTVNAKVIRGDLTWCKATLECSVGLEGVTYEWIPPSKLPLEDAGASEQHVSFDPLIETYTCKVSNPVSSNNASLTYRHPCSWTVPG from the exons ATGTCACCTCCCAGCTGCGTGGCTGCACAGCCAGCCCCCTTCCTGCAGAGCCCCCCTCCTGGCCGTGGGTTTAGGGACGGTGGCAAGGGGCTGCAGACTCCGGGGGTCTTCGgtgagcagctgcctggtgaGGAGGATTTCCACTCTGGGGTTTGGGTGCAGACGCAGAGAGAAGATGGCGATGGGGCTTACAAGGGcgttcctcttcctcttcttcatcaTGCAAAGTATGGCG CCTGGGCACAACACGGTCCATTGGAGGTGGTAGGGGTTGTTGATGGGGTGGCATATCTCAGCCCCAGACTGCAAACCCAGACCTCCTATCATCAAATCCACTGGCGGCGCAACAACTCGGTGAAGATCACCAGCCGGGACAGCAAGGGGAAGGTCTGGTATACCAACAGCACCTACAAGGGACGCCTGGAGCTCTTCCCCAACAACACCCTAAAAATCAGCTGCCTGCAGAAAAATGACAGCAGCATGTACCAGGTGTACCTGGAGGATGAGGTGGGCAAGGAGTACACTGAAAACATCCTTCTGACAGTGTATG AGCTGGTCCCGAAGCCCACTGTGAACGCCAAAGTGATCAGGGGTGACTTGACATGGTGCAAAGCCACCCTGGAGTGCTCAGTGGGGCTTGAAGGGGTGACCTACGAGTGGATCCCCCCCAGCAAGCTCCCACTGGAGGATGCGGGTGCCTCTGAGCAGCATGTCTCCTTTGACCCCTTGATAGAAACCTACACCTGCAAAGTCAGCAACCCTGTCTCCTCCAACAATGCCTCACTGACCTACAGGCACCCTTGTTCCTGGACAG TGCCTGGATGA
- the LOC104320787 gene encoding CD48 antigen isoform X2, translating to MSPPSCVAAQPAPFLQSPPPGRGFRDGGKGLQTPGVFGEQLPGEEDFHSGVWVQTQREDGDGAYKGVPLPLLHHAKYGAWAQHGPLEVVGVVDGVAYLSPRLQTQTSYHQIHWRRNNSVKITSRDSKGKVWYTNSTYKGRLELFPNNTLKISCLQKNDSSMYQVYLEDEVGKEYTENILLTVYELVPKPTVNAKVIRGDLTWCKATLECSVGLEGVTYEWIPPSKLPLEDAGASEQHVSFDPLIETYTCKVSNPVSSNNASLTYRHPCSWTVWLKDALRLTSLLISSPPVPG from the exons ATGTCACCTCCCAGCTGCGTGGCTGCACAGCCAGCCCCCTTCCTGCAGAGCCCCCCTCCTGGCCGTGGGTTTAGGGACGGTGGCAAGGGGCTGCAGACTCCGGGGGTCTTCGgtgagcagctgcctggtgaGGAGGATTTCCACTCTGGGGTTTGGGTGCAGACGCAGAGAGAAGATGGCGATGGGGCTTACAAGGGcgttcctcttcctcttcttcatcaTGCAAAGTATGGCG CCTGGGCACAACACGGTCCATTGGAGGTGGTAGGGGTTGTTGATGGGGTGGCATATCTCAGCCCCAGACTGCAAACCCAGACCTCCTATCATCAAATCCACTGGCGGCGCAACAACTCGGTGAAGATCACCAGCCGGGACAGCAAGGGGAAGGTCTGGTATACCAACAGCACCTACAAGGGACGCCTGGAGCTCTTCCCCAACAACACCCTAAAAATCAGCTGCCTGCAGAAAAATGACAGCAGCATGTACCAGGTGTACCTGGAGGATGAGGTGGGCAAGGAGTACACTGAAAACATCCTTCTGACAGTGTATG AGCTGGTCCCGAAGCCCACTGTGAACGCCAAAGTGATCAGGGGTGACTTGACATGGTGCAAAGCCACCCTGGAGTGCTCAGTGGGGCTTGAAGGGGTGACCTACGAGTGGATCCCCCCCAGCAAGCTCCCACTGGAGGATGCGGGTGCCTCTGAGCAGCATGTCTCCTTTGACCCCTTGATAGAAACCTACACCTGCAAAGTCAGCAACCCTGTCTCCTCCAACAATGCCTCACTGACCTACAGGCACCCTTGTTCCTGGACAG tcTGGCTTAAGGATGCTCTGCGGTTGACATCTCTCCTCATCTCATCACCCCCAGTGCCTGGATGA
- the LOC104318406 gene encoding SLAM family member 5-like isoform X2, whose protein sequence is MDMFWCLLLALLLHQATCTSDGAEVTGAVGRSVTFHLKNLDKEATAWSFRNDVIVTVKFGDPPEATFFDDNYKPRLAFSKNGSALTISQLRMEDAGTYTAKTLGVKATFTLHVYRELAVLTVTCVAQNCSAGDCLYTLHCTALGSGSGNISYSWSAGGLSWQEGPTVLVEESSPDKPLIPLTCTAQNPVSSRNVTIISPSALCAGTYSSRQAGIMAALVTGAGALLAVVIFVIYCKFKGWRIFHLPAAEAMNTEARAEDMTVYAQVGPSQQVHLQNFSKAQQDDPKKMPNASVETFKTIYFTIQAHGHVPCRGSSAEQGDGQDPRLQTDDEKMGNGMAGCQEQDERSVYSLVS, encoded by the exons ATGGATATGTTTTGGTGCCTGCTGCtcgccctcctcctccaccaagCAA catGCACCAGCGATGGGGCAGAGGTGACTGGGGCCGTGGGCAGGTCTGTCACCTTCCACCTCAAGAACCTGGATAAAGAAGCCACAGCCTGGAGCTTTCGCAACGATGTCATAGTGACCGTGAAATTCGGCGATCCTCCTGAAGCCACGTTTTTTGATGACAACTACAAGCCGCGCTTGGCCTTCTCCAAGAACGGCAGCGCGCTCACCATCTCCCAGCTGAGGATGGAAGACGCTGGTACCTACACCGCAAAGACCTTGGGGGTAAAAGCCACCTTCACCCTACATGTGTACA GGGAGCTGGCAGTGCTGACGGTGACCTGTGTGGCGCAGAACTGCTCGGCTGGTGACTGCCTCTACACCCTGCACTGCACCGCGTTGGGCTCTGGCTCCGGCAACATCTCCTACAGCTGGAGCGCTGGGGGCTTGTCATGGCAGGAGGGGCCCACAGTGCTGGTGGAGGAGTCATCCCCGGACAAGCCACTCATCCCGCTCACATGCACGGCACAAAACCCTGTCAGCAGCCGCAATGTTACCATCATCTCGCCTTCTGCCCTCTGTGCAG GCACCTACTCCAGCAGGCAGGCTGGAATCATGGCTGCATTGGTGACTGGAGCCGGAGCGCTTTTAGCAGTGGTTATCTTTGTAATCTACTGTAAATTCAAAG GCTGGAGGATCTTCCATTTGCCTGCAGCTGAGGCTATGAACACAG agGCCAGAGCAGAGGACATGACGGTGTACGCCCAAGTCGGCCCTTCACAGCAG GTGCACCTGCAGAATTTCTCTAAGGCACAGCAAGATGACCCAAAGAAGATGCCGAATGCCAGCGTGGAGACCTTCAAAACCATTTATTTCACCATCCAGGCTCATGGCCATGTCCCCTGCAGGGGTTCCAGTGCTGAGCAAGGAGATGGGCAAGACCCCAGG TTGCAGACGGATGATGAGAAGATGGGCAACGGTATGGCGGGGTGCCAGGAGCAGGATGAGAGAAGTGTCTACTCGTTGGTCAGCTAG
- the LOC104320786 gene encoding signaling lymphocytic activation molecule-like gives MGCSVCLWLLISLGRVWGMGRGARETVLGTLGKATILRIPPELQELTLRFGAAVWKRDTEDPQRKLVLLKYSGGNYTNYMQGRTRFHKLDFSLEILNTQRQDTQLYEYIVSKGPEEKVWQIQLEVYEPVSEPSIQILSWVLANGSCTVTLNCTAEKGDKVSYSWSSWDTSTLGLCSCNGSLLHLSYPLQNTSIPCTCTASNPVSSRVVAFNFSECSYEQGGSAELRTEHLVLMVAVPIAAVMVLTGVFVTAYLATPIASQEQEQAHLPLAEDNAVHTIYSQVQRVEKQKGVPATEHPSCTTIYAAATGLPTDTAPAPGRAPRPPHSHLAEPSAPQGYPSLSQSPDKEPMTVYASVMMPMA, from the exons ATGGGCTGCAGTGTGTGTCTCTGGCTGCTGATCTCTCTTGGCCGTGTTTGGG GCATGGGCCGCGGAGCGAGGGAGACTGTGCTGGGCACCCTGGGGAAGGCGACAATATTACGGATCCCCCCTGAACTCCAGGAACTCACCCTGCGCTTTGGGGCAGCCGTCTGGAAGCGGGACACAGAGGACCCACAGAGGAAGCTTGTCCTGCTCAAGTACTCAGGTGGCAACTACACCAACTACATGCAGGGACGAACTCGCTTCCACAAGTTGGACTTCTCCCTGGAGATCCTGAACACCCAGCGGCAGGACACGCAGCTCTACGAGTACATAGTCAGCAAGGGGCCGGAGGAGAAAGTCTGGCAGATACAGCTGGAGGTGTATG aGCCGGTGTCTGAACCCAGCatccagatcctcagctgggtGCTGGCCAACGGCAGCTGCACTGTCACCCTCAACTGCACGGCAGAGAAAGGGGACAAAGTCTCCTacagctggagcagctgggacacCAGCACCTTGGGGCTCTGCTCCTGCAATGGCAGCCTCCTGCACCTCTCCTACCCCCTGCAGAACACAAGCATCCCCTGCACCTGCACGGCCAGCAACCCAGTCAGCAGCCGGGTTGTTGCCTTCAACTTCTCCGAGTGCAGCTATGAGCAAGGGG GCAGTGCCGAGCTGAGGACAGAGCATCTTGTGCTGATGGTGGCGGTGCCCATCGCTGCAGTGATGGTCCTCACTGGGGTGTTTGTGACTGCCTATTTGGCCACGCCAATCG ccagccaggagcaggagcaggcgCACTTGCCACTCGCTGAGGACAATGCAGTGCACACCATCTACTCCCAAGTGCAGCGGGTGGAG aagcagaaagggGTCCCTGCCACCGAGCACCCCTCCTGCACCACCATCTACGCTGCAGCCACCGGCCTGCCCACGgacacagccccagcccccggCAGAGCCCCACGACCCCCACACAGCCATCTGGCAGAGCCGTCTGCCCCACAGGGCTACCCATCCCTCTCGCAG AGCCCTGACAAGGAGCCCATGACAGTTTACGCCAGCGTGATGATGCCCATGGCCTGA
- the LOC104320787 gene encoding CD48 antigen isoform X4 yields MSPPSCVAAQPAPFLQSPPPGRGFRDGGKGLQTPGVFGEQLPAAWAQHGPLEVVGVVDGVAYLSPRLQTQTSYHQIHWRRNNSVKITSRDSKGKVWYTNSTYKGRLELFPNNTLKISCLQKNDSSMYQVYLEDEVGKEYTENILLTVYELVPKPTVNAKVIRGDLTWCKATLECSVGLEGVTYEWIPPSKLPLEDAGASEQHVSFDPLIETYTCKVSNPVSSNNASLTYRHPCSWTGDSSAAAACTTTSMLVVLGHLLPLFFLLSLA; encoded by the exons ATGTCACCTCCCAGCTGCGTGGCTGCACAGCCAGCCCCCTTCCTGCAGAGCCCCCCTCCTGGCCGTGGGTTTAGGGACGGTGGCAAGGGGCTGCAGACTCCGGGGGTCTTCGgtgagcagctgcctg cagCCTGGGCACAACACGGTCCATTGGAGGTGGTAGGGGTTGTTGATGGGGTGGCATATCTCAGCCCCAGACTGCAAACCCAGACCTCCTATCATCAAATCCACTGGCGGCGCAACAACTCGGTGAAGATCACCAGCCGGGACAGCAAGGGGAAGGTCTGGTATACCAACAGCACCTACAAGGGACGCCTGGAGCTCTTCCCCAACAACACCCTAAAAATCAGCTGCCTGCAGAAAAATGACAGCAGCATGTACCAGGTGTACCTGGAGGATGAGGTGGGCAAGGAGTACACTGAAAACATCCTTCTGACAGTGTATG AGCTGGTCCCGAAGCCCACTGTGAACGCCAAAGTGATCAGGGGTGACTTGACATGGTGCAAAGCCACCCTGGAGTGCTCAGTGGGGCTTGAAGGGGTGACCTACGAGTGGATCCCCCCCAGCAAGCTCCCACTGGAGGATGCGGGTGCCTCTGAGCAGCATGTCTCCTTTGACCCCTTGATAGAAACCTACACCTGCAAAGTCAGCAACCCTGTCTCCTCCAACAATGCCTCACTGACCTACAGGCACCCTTGTTCCTGGACAG GTGACTCCTCCGCTGCTGCAGCCTGTACCACCACCAGCATGCTGGTGGTCCTGggacacctcctccccctcttcttcctcctcagtcTGGCTTAA
- the LOC104320787 gene encoding CD48 antigen isoform X6 yields the protein MAMGLTRAFLFLFFIMQTAWAQHGPLEVVGVVDGVAYLSPRLQTQTSYHQIHWRRNNSVKITSRDSKGKVWYTNSTYKGRLELFPNNTLKISCLQKNDSSMYQVYLEDEVGKEYTENILLTVYELVPKPTVNAKVIRGDLTWCKATLECSVGLEGVTYEWIPPSKLPLEDAGASEQHVSFDPLIETYTCKVSNPVSSNNASLTYRHPCSWTGTTCSAHMKWQNLGGMGCKVALALEGPQSSGDDPEDSESLQG from the exons ATGGCGATGGGGCTTACAAGGGcgttcctcttcctcttcttcatcaTGCAAA cagCCTGGGCACAACACGGTCCATTGGAGGTGGTAGGGGTTGTTGATGGGGTGGCATATCTCAGCCCCAGACTGCAAACCCAGACCTCCTATCATCAAATCCACTGGCGGCGCAACAACTCGGTGAAGATCACCAGCCGGGACAGCAAGGGGAAGGTCTGGTATACCAACAGCACCTACAAGGGACGCCTGGAGCTCTTCCCCAACAACACCCTAAAAATCAGCTGCCTGCAGAAAAATGACAGCAGCATGTACCAGGTGTACCTGGAGGATGAGGTGGGCAAGGAGTACACTGAAAACATCCTTCTGACAGTGTATG AGCTGGTCCCGAAGCCCACTGTGAACGCCAAAGTGATCAGGGGTGACTTGACATGGTGCAAAGCCACCCTGGAGTGCTCAGTGGGGCTTGAAGGGGTGACCTACGAGTGGATCCCCCCCAGCAAGCTCCCACTGGAGGATGCGGGTGCCTCTGAGCAGCATGTCTCCTTTGACCCCTTGATAGAAACCTACACCTGCAAAGTCAGCAACCCTGTCTCCTCCAACAATGCCTCACTGACCTACAGGCACCCTTGTTCCTGGACAGGTACCACCTGCAGTGCACACATGAAATGGCAAAACTTGGGTGGGATGGGCTGCAAGGTGGCCTTGGCTTTGGAGGGTCCCCAGAGCAGTGGTGATGACCCTGAGGACAGTGAGTCCCTGCAAGGCTGA
- the LOC138687173 gene encoding uncharacterized protein isoform X1, protein MKPRGIRMGWLCMAVLCCGAALILKKEEPGHQSTTQRDDVLEHVGEPTTTAEDVDKLTRWPTATPMPPWTADTITTSMPTRPGAMGNKTQNTSAVPIRYWSPAIFVVVALLVLFFTYRQTKGEGTQDQATPASDSSDLGALDHLPIQDTTPIIPASQEEKGPEKPPEHTETTFCEPDPPPPLPPQVFHPNALNPSTWQGGVLLAEFQSLQPMQVPGEGL, encoded by the exons ATGAAGCCAAGAGGCATCAGGATGGGGTGGCTCTGCATGGCAGTGCTCTGCTGTGGAGCTG CTCTCATCCTCAAAAAAGAGGAGCCAGGGCACCAAAGCACCACGCAGCGTGATGATGTCCTGGAACACGTGGGAGAACCCACCACAACCGCTGAGGATGTGGACAAGTTGACAAGGTGGCCAACAGCCACCCCAATGCCTCCTTGGACCGCAGACACCATCACTACCTCCATGCCGACAAGACCAGGTGCCATGGGGAACAAAACCC AAAATACATCGGCTGTTCCCATCAGGTACTGGTCCCCAGCCATTTTTGTGGTGGTTGCTCTGCTCGTGCTCTTCTTCACATACCGGCAGACCAAGGGGGAAG GGACCCAGGACCAAGCCACCCCCGCTAGCGACTCTTCAG ATTTGGGAGCCCTGGACCATCTCCCTATCCAGGACACCACCCCAATAATCCCTGCTTCCCAG gaggagaaggggccAGAGAAACCCCCAGAGCACACTGAAACCACCTTCTGTGAGCCAGATCCCCCACCGCCACTGCCACCCCAGGTATTTCACCCCAATGCACTGAACCCCAGTACCTGGCAGGGGGGTGTGCTGCTAGCTGAGTTCCAGTCCCTCCAGCCCATGCAGGTCCCTGGGGAGGGTTTGtag
- the LOC104320787 gene encoding SLAM family member 5 isoform X7 has product MAMGLTRAFLFLFFIMQTWAQHGPLEVVGVVDGVAYLSPRLQTQTSYHQIHWRRNNSVKITSRDSKGKVWYTNSTYKGRLELFPNNTLKISCLQKNDSSMYQVYLEDEVGKEYTENILLTVYELVPKPTVNAKVIRGDLTWCKATLECSVGLEGVTYEWIPPSKLPLEDAGASEQHVSFDPLIETYTCKVSNPVSSNNASLTYRHPCSWTGDSSAAAACTTTSMLVVLGHLLPLFFLLSLA; this is encoded by the exons ATGGCGATGGGGCTTACAAGGGcgttcctcttcctcttcttcatcaTGCAAA CCTGGGCACAACACGGTCCATTGGAGGTGGTAGGGGTTGTTGATGGGGTGGCATATCTCAGCCCCAGACTGCAAACCCAGACCTCCTATCATCAAATCCACTGGCGGCGCAACAACTCGGTGAAGATCACCAGCCGGGACAGCAAGGGGAAGGTCTGGTATACCAACAGCACCTACAAGGGACGCCTGGAGCTCTTCCCCAACAACACCCTAAAAATCAGCTGCCTGCAGAAAAATGACAGCAGCATGTACCAGGTGTACCTGGAGGATGAGGTGGGCAAGGAGTACACTGAAAACATCCTTCTGACAGTGTATG AGCTGGTCCCGAAGCCCACTGTGAACGCCAAAGTGATCAGGGGTGACTTGACATGGTGCAAAGCCACCCTGGAGTGCTCAGTGGGGCTTGAAGGGGTGACCTACGAGTGGATCCCCCCCAGCAAGCTCCCACTGGAGGATGCGGGTGCCTCTGAGCAGCATGTCTCCTTTGACCCCTTGATAGAAACCTACACCTGCAAAGTCAGCAACCCTGTCTCCTCCAACAATGCCTCACTGACCTACAGGCACCCTTGTTCCTGGACAG GTGACTCCTCCGCTGCTGCAGCCTGTACCACCACCAGCATGCTGGTGGTCCTGggacacctcctccccctcttcttcctcctcagtcTGGCTTAA
- the LOC104320787 gene encoding CD48 antigen isoform X5, whose protein sequence is MSPPSCVAAQPAPFLQSPPPGRGFRDGGKGLQTPGVFGEQLPAWAQHGPLEVVGVVDGVAYLSPRLQTQTSYHQIHWRRNNSVKITSRDSKGKVWYTNSTYKGRLELFPNNTLKISCLQKNDSSMYQVYLEDEVGKEYTENILLTVYELVPKPTVNAKVIRGDLTWCKATLECSVGLEGVTYEWIPPSKLPLEDAGASEQHVSFDPLIETYTCKVSNPVSSNNASLTYRHPCSWTGDSSAAAACTTTSMLVVLGHLLPLFFLLSLA, encoded by the exons ATGTCACCTCCCAGCTGCGTGGCTGCACAGCCAGCCCCCTTCCTGCAGAGCCCCCCTCCTGGCCGTGGGTTTAGGGACGGTGGCAAGGGGCTGCAGACTCCGGGGGTCTTCGgtgagcagctgcctg CCTGGGCACAACACGGTCCATTGGAGGTGGTAGGGGTTGTTGATGGGGTGGCATATCTCAGCCCCAGACTGCAAACCCAGACCTCCTATCATCAAATCCACTGGCGGCGCAACAACTCGGTGAAGATCACCAGCCGGGACAGCAAGGGGAAGGTCTGGTATACCAACAGCACCTACAAGGGACGCCTGGAGCTCTTCCCCAACAACACCCTAAAAATCAGCTGCCTGCAGAAAAATGACAGCAGCATGTACCAGGTGTACCTGGAGGATGAGGTGGGCAAGGAGTACACTGAAAACATCCTTCTGACAGTGTATG AGCTGGTCCCGAAGCCCACTGTGAACGCCAAAGTGATCAGGGGTGACTTGACATGGTGCAAAGCCACCCTGGAGTGCTCAGTGGGGCTTGAAGGGGTGACCTACGAGTGGATCCCCCCCAGCAAGCTCCCACTGGAGGATGCGGGTGCCTCTGAGCAGCATGTCTCCTTTGACCCCTTGATAGAAACCTACACCTGCAAAGTCAGCAACCCTGTCTCCTCCAACAATGCCTCACTGACCTACAGGCACCCTTGTTCCTGGACAG GTGACTCCTCCGCTGCTGCAGCCTGTACCACCACCAGCATGCTGGTGGTCCTGggacacctcctccccctcttcttcctcctcagtcTGGCTTAA
- the LOC138687173 gene encoding uncharacterized protein isoform X2 — MKPRGIRMGWLCMAVLCCGAALILKKEEPGHQSTTQRDDVLEHVGEPTTTAEDVDKLTRWPTATPMPPWTADTITTSMPTRPGAMGNKTQNTSAVPIRYWSPAIFVVVALLVLFFTYRQTKGEGTQDQATPASDSSDLGALDHLPIQDTTPIIPASQEEKGPEKPPEHTETTFCEPDPPPPLPPQPDTPTVAGGPCCSGEPGAV, encoded by the exons ATGAAGCCAAGAGGCATCAGGATGGGGTGGCTCTGCATGGCAGTGCTCTGCTGTGGAGCTG CTCTCATCCTCAAAAAAGAGGAGCCAGGGCACCAAAGCACCACGCAGCGTGATGATGTCCTGGAACACGTGGGAGAACCCACCACAACCGCTGAGGATGTGGACAAGTTGACAAGGTGGCCAACAGCCACCCCAATGCCTCCTTGGACCGCAGACACCATCACTACCTCCATGCCGACAAGACCAGGTGCCATGGGGAACAAAACCC AAAATACATCGGCTGTTCCCATCAGGTACTGGTCCCCAGCCATTTTTGTGGTGGTTGCTCTGCTCGTGCTCTTCTTCACATACCGGCAGACCAAGGGGGAAG GGACCCAGGACCAAGCCACCCCCGCTAGCGACTCTTCAG ATTTGGGAGCCCTGGACCATCTCCCTATCCAGGACACCACCCCAATAATCCCTGCTTCCCAG gaggagaaggggccAGAGAAACCCCCAGAGCACACTGAAACCACCTTCTGTGAGCCAGATCCCCCACCGCCACTGCCACCCCAG CCTGATACACCCACAGTCGCTGGTGGTCCCTGCTGCTCCGGGGAGCCTGGTGCTGTCTGA
- the LOC104320787 gene encoding CD48 antigen isoform X1, with protein MSPPSCVAAQPAPFLQSPPPGRGFRDGGKGLQTPGVFGEQLPGEEDFHSGVWVQTQREDGDGAYKGVPLPLLHHAKYGAWAQHGPLEVVGVVDGVAYLSPRLQTQTSYHQIHWRRNNSVKITSRDSKGKVWYTNSTYKGRLELFPNNTLKISCLQKNDSSMYQVYLEDEVGKEYTENILLTVYELVPKPTVNAKVIRGDLTWCKATLECSVGLEGVTYEWIPPSKLPLEDAGASEQHVSFDPLIETYTCKVSNPVSSNNASLTYRHPCSWTGDSSAAAACTTTSMLVVLGHLLPLFFLLSLA; from the exons ATGTCACCTCCCAGCTGCGTGGCTGCACAGCCAGCCCCCTTCCTGCAGAGCCCCCCTCCTGGCCGTGGGTTTAGGGACGGTGGCAAGGGGCTGCAGACTCCGGGGGTCTTCGgtgagcagctgcctggtgaGGAGGATTTCCACTCTGGGGTTTGGGTGCAGACGCAGAGAGAAGATGGCGATGGGGCTTACAAGGGcgttcctcttcctcttcttcatcaTGCAAAGTATGGCG CCTGGGCACAACACGGTCCATTGGAGGTGGTAGGGGTTGTTGATGGGGTGGCATATCTCAGCCCCAGACTGCAAACCCAGACCTCCTATCATCAAATCCACTGGCGGCGCAACAACTCGGTGAAGATCACCAGCCGGGACAGCAAGGGGAAGGTCTGGTATACCAACAGCACCTACAAGGGACGCCTGGAGCTCTTCCCCAACAACACCCTAAAAATCAGCTGCCTGCAGAAAAATGACAGCAGCATGTACCAGGTGTACCTGGAGGATGAGGTGGGCAAGGAGTACACTGAAAACATCCTTCTGACAGTGTATG AGCTGGTCCCGAAGCCCACTGTGAACGCCAAAGTGATCAGGGGTGACTTGACATGGTGCAAAGCCACCCTGGAGTGCTCAGTGGGGCTTGAAGGGGTGACCTACGAGTGGATCCCCCCCAGCAAGCTCCCACTGGAGGATGCGGGTGCCTCTGAGCAGCATGTCTCCTTTGACCCCTTGATAGAAACCTACACCTGCAAAGTCAGCAACCCTGTCTCCTCCAACAATGCCTCACTGACCTACAGGCACCCTTGTTCCTGGACAG GTGACTCCTCCGCTGCTGCAGCCTGTACCACCACCAGCATGCTGGTGGTCCTGggacacctcctccccctcttcttcctcctcagtcTGGCTTAA
- the LOC104318406 gene encoding SLAM family member 5-like isoform X1, which translates to MDMFWCLLLALLLHQATCTSDGAEVTGAVGRSVTFHLKNLDKEATAWSFRNDVIVTVKFGDPPEATFFDDNYKPRLAFSKNGSALTISQLRMEDAGTYTAKTLGVKATFTLHVYRELAVLTVTCVAQNCSAGDCLYTLHCTALGSGSGNISYSWSAGGLSWQEGPTVLVEESSPDKPLIPLTCTAQNPVSSRNVTIISPSALCAENTSHPPTTGTYSSRQAGIMAALVTGAGALLAVVIFVIYCKFKGWRIFHLPAAEAMNTEARAEDMTVYAQVGPSQQVHLQNFSKAQQDDPKKMPNASVETFKTIYFTIQAHGHVPCRGSSAEQGDGQDPRLQTDDEKMGNGMAGCQEQDERSVYSLVS; encoded by the exons ATGGATATGTTTTGGTGCCTGCTGCtcgccctcctcctccaccaagCAA catGCACCAGCGATGGGGCAGAGGTGACTGGGGCCGTGGGCAGGTCTGTCACCTTCCACCTCAAGAACCTGGATAAAGAAGCCACAGCCTGGAGCTTTCGCAACGATGTCATAGTGACCGTGAAATTCGGCGATCCTCCTGAAGCCACGTTTTTTGATGACAACTACAAGCCGCGCTTGGCCTTCTCCAAGAACGGCAGCGCGCTCACCATCTCCCAGCTGAGGATGGAAGACGCTGGTACCTACACCGCAAAGACCTTGGGGGTAAAAGCCACCTTCACCCTACATGTGTACA GGGAGCTGGCAGTGCTGACGGTGACCTGTGTGGCGCAGAACTGCTCGGCTGGTGACTGCCTCTACACCCTGCACTGCACCGCGTTGGGCTCTGGCTCCGGCAACATCTCCTACAGCTGGAGCGCTGGGGGCTTGTCATGGCAGGAGGGGCCCACAGTGCTGGTGGAGGAGTCATCCCCGGACAAGCCACTCATCCCGCTCACATGCACGGCACAAAACCCTGTCAGCAGCCGCAATGTTACCATCATCTCGCCTTCTGCCCTCTGTGCAG AAAACACAAGCCACCCTCCCACAACTG GCACCTACTCCAGCAGGCAGGCTGGAATCATGGCTGCATTGGTGACTGGAGCCGGAGCGCTTTTAGCAGTGGTTATCTTTGTAATCTACTGTAAATTCAAAG GCTGGAGGATCTTCCATTTGCCTGCAGCTGAGGCTATGAACACAG agGCCAGAGCAGAGGACATGACGGTGTACGCCCAAGTCGGCCCTTCACAGCAG GTGCACCTGCAGAATTTCTCTAAGGCACAGCAAGATGACCCAAAGAAGATGCCGAATGCCAGCGTGGAGACCTTCAAAACCATTTATTTCACCATCCAGGCTCATGGCCATGTCCCCTGCAGGGGTTCCAGTGCTGAGCAAGGAGATGGGCAAGACCCCAGG TTGCAGACGGATGATGAGAAGATGGGCAACGGTATGGCGGGGTGCCAGGAGCAGGATGAGAGAAGTGTCTACTCGTTGGTCAGCTAG